A window of Primulina tabacum isolate GXHZ01 chromosome 4, ASM2559414v2, whole genome shotgun sequence contains these coding sequences:
- the LOC142542925 gene encoding putative inactive ATP-dependent zinc metalloprotease FTSHI 1, chloroplastic isoform X5: MKIFRSTVRVIRIMRLGVNQVKDLFETYKGPHNEIERRQGIFRESKDQLYNAATQARGTTLKQLLIELDGFDTCKVVIFLGATNRMDLLDPALLRPGRFDSKIRIRPPNSKGRLEILQVHARKVKFSDTVDLSTYANNLPGAKLAQLLQEAALVAVRKGRAAILQSDMDNAVDRLTVGPKRVGIELNQQGQCRRATSEVGTVLTSHLLRRVENPKVECCDRVSIHPRGQTLSQVVFHRLDGEFHMFESADFNYYTVFRCYLEAERLKRLFLGGSPSKASVSYLADASWLTHAIWRTRRSCMENLLRGGRRLNLLAPYSTLRVPFMMIMI, encoded by the exons ATGAAGATTTTCAGAAGTACAGTCAGGGTGATAAG GATTATGAGACTTGGCGTGAACCAAGTGAAAGATCTTTTTGAGACATACAAGGGACCTCACAATGAAATAGAGAG GCGGCAAGGGATATTTCGTGAATCAAAAGACCAGCTATATAATGCTGCAACTCAAGCAAGAGGGACGACTCTGAAGCAGCTCTTGATAGAATTAGATGGGTTTGATACATGTAAAGTTGTTATATTTTTGGGTGCCACTAATCGAATGGATTTACTGGATCCTGCCCTTCTCCGTCCTGGTCGATTTGATAGTAAG ATCAGAATTCGCCCACCAAATTCAAAAGGTAGATTGGAAATTTTACAAGTCCATGCTCGTAAGGTGAAGTTTTCAGACACTGTTGATTTGTCTACTTATGCGAACAACTTGCCAG GTGCAAAGCTAGCTCAACTTCTCCAAGAAGCTGCTCTTGTAGCAGTGCGGAAAGGTCGTGCTGCAATTCTTCAGTCAGATATGGATAATGCTGTTGATCGTCTTACAGTGGGACCCAAGCGTGTCGGAATAGAGCTGAATCAACAAGGACAATGCCGCAGAGCTACGTCAGAAGTGGGGACTGTTTTGACTTCTCATCTGCTTAGGCGTGTAGAGAATCCAAAAGTTGAGTGTTGTGATCGTGTATCAATTCATCCTCGTGGACAG ACACTGTCTCAAGTTGTGTTTCATCGTCTAGATGGTGAGTTTCATATGTTTGAGAGCGCAGACTTCAATTATTACACCGTCTTCAG GTGTTACTTGGAAGCAGAACGGCTGAAGAGGTTATTTTTGGGCGGAAGTCCTTCGAAAGCATCAGTCTCTTATCTTGCCGACGCATCTTGGCTTACCC ATGCGATATGGAGAACCCGACGGTCGTGCATGGAGAACCTTCTCCGTGGAGGAAGAAGGTTAAATTTGTTGGCCCCCTACTCGACTTTGAGGGTTCCCTTTatgatgattatgatttga
- the LOC142542925 gene encoding putative inactive ATP-dependent zinc metalloprotease FTSHI 1, chloroplastic isoform X1 — protein sequence MKIFRSTVRVIRIMRLGVNQVKDLFETYKGPHNEIERRQGIFRESKDQLYNAATQARGTTLKQLLIELDGFDTCKVVIFLGATNRMDLLDPALLRPGRFDSKIRIRPPNSKGRLEILQVHARKVKFSDTVDLSTYANNLPGAKLAQLLQEAALVAVRKGRAAILQSDMDNAVDRLTVGPKRVGIELNQQGQCRRATSEVGTVLTSHLLRRVENPKVECCDRVSIHPRGQTLSQVVFHRLDGEFHMFESADFNYYTVFRCYLEAERLKRLFLGGSPSKASVSYLADASWLTRKIITLCDMENPTVVHGEPSPWRKKVKFVGPLLDFEGSLYDDYDLIEPPFNFKLDNNVAKRMEELMRNMHGNTVALLKRHNVALLRLSRFFLISKRLMGTKSILSSITIPQRHPQVWYWRKEIQGAFRSLKRST from the exons ATGAAGATTTTCAGAAGTACAGTCAGGGTGATAAG GATTATGAGACTTGGCGTGAACCAAGTGAAAGATCTTTTTGAGACATACAAGGGACCTCACAATGAAATAGAGAG GCGGCAAGGGATATTTCGTGAATCAAAAGACCAGCTATATAATGCTGCAACTCAAGCAAGAGGGACGACTCTGAAGCAGCTCTTGATAGAATTAGATGGGTTTGATACATGTAAAGTTGTTATATTTTTGGGTGCCACTAATCGAATGGATTTACTGGATCCTGCCCTTCTCCGTCCTGGTCGATTTGATAGTAAG ATCAGAATTCGCCCACCAAATTCAAAAGGTAGATTGGAAATTTTACAAGTCCATGCTCGTAAGGTGAAGTTTTCAGACACTGTTGATTTGTCTACTTATGCGAACAACTTGCCAG GTGCAAAGCTAGCTCAACTTCTCCAAGAAGCTGCTCTTGTAGCAGTGCGGAAAGGTCGTGCTGCAATTCTTCAGTCAGATATGGATAATGCTGTTGATCGTCTTACAGTGGGACCCAAGCGTGTCGGAATAGAGCTGAATCAACAAGGACAATGCCGCAGAGCTACGTCAGAAGTGGGGACTGTTTTGACTTCTCATCTGCTTAGGCGTGTAGAGAATCCAAAAGTTGAGTGTTGTGATCGTGTATCAATTCATCCTCGTGGACAG ACACTGTCTCAAGTTGTGTTTCATCGTCTAGATGGTGAGTTTCATATGTTTGAGAGCGCAGACTTCAATTATTACACCGTCTTCAG GTGTTACTTGGAAGCAGAACGGCTGAAGAGGTTATTTTTGGGCGGAAGTCCTTCGAAAGCATCAGTCTCTTATCTTGCCGACGCATCTTGGCTTACCCGTAAGATCATTACATT ATGCGATATGGAGAACCCGACGGTCGTGCATGGAGAACCTTCTCCGTGGAGGAAGAAGGTTAAATTTGTTGGCCCCCTACTCGACTTTGAGGGTTCCCTTTatgatgattatgatttgattgAGCCACCATTTAACTTCAAATTAGACAACAATGTTGCAAAAAGGATGGAAGAATTGATGCGTAATATGCATGGAAATACAGTTGCTTTGCTAAAACGCCACAATGTTGCTCTGCTTAGACTGTCAAG GTTCTTCTTAATCAGTAAGAGATTAATGGGGACGAAATCGATTTTATCCTCGATAACTATCCCGCAGAGACACCCCCAAGTCTGGTATTGGAGGAAAGAAATCCAGGGAGCTTTCCGTTCTTTGAAGAGAAGCACATAA
- the LOC142541517 gene encoding calcineurin B-like protein 7 isoform X3, with protein MVNIHQNLRNMPFLLLRQYEDFLLAIFNGSSKQNLLPERLFDLFDAKRKGVIEFGEFVRALHIFHPDAPEAEKISFGFRLYDLRHTGYIEREGLKEMVLATLREHELDLCLSIDAVEAMVDKTLQEADLNGDGKIDEEEWKDLVAKNPSLIKNMSLPCLRDITLAFPHFVVESEVPDSELFR; from the exons ATGGTAAACATCCACCAAAATTTGAGGAACATGCCATTCTTGCTTCTGAGACAATAT GAAGACTTCTTGCTTGCAATTTTCAACGGCAGCAGCAAGCAGAATCTCCTTCCAGAAAGG CTATTCGATTTGTTTGATGCAAAGCGAAAGGGGGTCATTGAATTCGGAGAATTCGTTCGGGCATTGCACATCTTCCACCCTGATGCTCCAGAAGCTGAAAAAATATCCT TTGGATTCAGGCTGTATGACCTCAGACACACTGGTTACATTGAAAGGGAAGGG TTGAAAGAAATGGTTCTGGCTACTCTGAGGGAGCACGAGCTAGACCTGTGTCTTTCGATTGATGCTGTGGAAGCAATGGTGGACAAG ACTCTGCAGGAGGCAGATTTGAATGGTGATGGGAAGATAGATGAAGAAGAATGGAAGGATTTGGTTGCTAAAAATCCCTCTCTTATAAAGAACATGAGTCTTCCATGCCTAAG GGATATCACACTGGCATTTCCACACTTTGTTGTGGAAAGTGAAGTTCCTGATTCAGAACTCTTCCGCTGA
- the LOC142542925 gene encoding putative inactive ATP-dependent zinc metalloprotease FTSHI 1, chloroplastic isoform X2, whose product MRLGVNQVKDLFETYKGPHNEIERRQGIFRESKDQLYNAATQARGTTLKQLLIELDGFDTCKVVIFLGATNRMDLLDPALLRPGRFDSKIRIRPPNSKGRLEILQVHARKVKFSDTVDLSTYANNLPGAKLAQLLQEAALVAVRKGRAAILQSDMDNAVDRLTVGPKRVGIELNQQGQCRRATSEVGTVLTSHLLRRVENPKVECCDRVSIHPRGQTLSQVVFHRLDGEFHMFESADFNYYTVFRCYLEAERLKRLFLGGSPSKASVSYLADASWLTRKIITLCDMENPTVVHGEPSPWRKKVKFVGPLLDFEGSLYDDYDLIEPPFNFKLDNNVAKRMEELMRNMHGNTVALLKRHNVALLRLSRFFLISKRLMGTKSILSSITIPQRHPQVWYWRKEIQGAFRSLKRST is encoded by the exons ATGAGACTTGGCGTGAACCAAGTGAAAGATCTTTTTGAGACATACAAGGGACCTCACAATGAAATAGAGAG GCGGCAAGGGATATTTCGTGAATCAAAAGACCAGCTATATAATGCTGCAACTCAAGCAAGAGGGACGACTCTGAAGCAGCTCTTGATAGAATTAGATGGGTTTGATACATGTAAAGTTGTTATATTTTTGGGTGCCACTAATCGAATGGATTTACTGGATCCTGCCCTTCTCCGTCCTGGTCGATTTGATAGTAAG ATCAGAATTCGCCCACCAAATTCAAAAGGTAGATTGGAAATTTTACAAGTCCATGCTCGTAAGGTGAAGTTTTCAGACACTGTTGATTTGTCTACTTATGCGAACAACTTGCCAG GTGCAAAGCTAGCTCAACTTCTCCAAGAAGCTGCTCTTGTAGCAGTGCGGAAAGGTCGTGCTGCAATTCTTCAGTCAGATATGGATAATGCTGTTGATCGTCTTACAGTGGGACCCAAGCGTGTCGGAATAGAGCTGAATCAACAAGGACAATGCCGCAGAGCTACGTCAGAAGTGGGGACTGTTTTGACTTCTCATCTGCTTAGGCGTGTAGAGAATCCAAAAGTTGAGTGTTGTGATCGTGTATCAATTCATCCTCGTGGACAG ACACTGTCTCAAGTTGTGTTTCATCGTCTAGATGGTGAGTTTCATATGTTTGAGAGCGCAGACTTCAATTATTACACCGTCTTCAG GTGTTACTTGGAAGCAGAACGGCTGAAGAGGTTATTTTTGGGCGGAAGTCCTTCGAAAGCATCAGTCTCTTATCTTGCCGACGCATCTTGGCTTACCCGTAAGATCATTACATT ATGCGATATGGAGAACCCGACGGTCGTGCATGGAGAACCTTCTCCGTGGAGGAAGAAGGTTAAATTTGTTGGCCCCCTACTCGACTTTGAGGGTTCCCTTTatgatgattatgatttgattgAGCCACCATTTAACTTCAAATTAGACAACAATGTTGCAAAAAGGATGGAAGAATTGATGCGTAATATGCATGGAAATACAGTTGCTTTGCTAAAACGCCACAATGTTGCTCTGCTTAGACTGTCAAG GTTCTTCTTAATCAGTAAGAGATTAATGGGGACGAAATCGATTTTATCCTCGATAACTATCCCGCAGAGACACCCCCAAGTCTGGTATTGGAGGAAAGAAATCCAGGGAGCTTTCCGTTCTTTGAAGAGAAGCACATAA
- the LOC142542925 gene encoding putative inactive ATP-dependent zinc metalloprotease FTSHI 1, chloroplastic isoform X4, whose protein sequence is MGLIHVKLLYFWVPLIEWIYWILPFSVLVDLIIRIRPPNSKGRLEILQVHARKVKFSDTVDLSTYANNLPGAKLAQLLQEAALVAVRKGRAAILQSDMDNAVDRLTVGPKRVGIELNQQGQCRRATSEVGTVLTSHLLRRVENPKVECCDRVSIHPRGQTLSQVVFHRLDGEFHMFESADFNYYTVFRCYLEAERLKRLFLGGSPSKASVSYLADASWLTRKIITLCDMENPTVVHGEPSPWRKKVKFVGPLLDFEGSLYDDYDLIEPPFNFKLDNNVAKRMEELMRNMHGNTVALLKRHNVALLRLSRFFLISKRLMGTKSILSSITIPQRHPQVWYWRKEIQGAFRSLKRST, encoded by the exons ATGGGTTTGATACATGTAAAGTTGTTATATTTTTGGGTGCCACTAATCGAATGGATTTACTGGATCCTGCCCTTCTCCGTCCTGGTCGATTTGATA ATCAGAATTCGCCCACCAAATTCAAAAGGTAGATTGGAAATTTTACAAGTCCATGCTCGTAAGGTGAAGTTTTCAGACACTGTTGATTTGTCTACTTATGCGAACAACTTGCCAG GTGCAAAGCTAGCTCAACTTCTCCAAGAAGCTGCTCTTGTAGCAGTGCGGAAAGGTCGTGCTGCAATTCTTCAGTCAGATATGGATAATGCTGTTGATCGTCTTACAGTGGGACCCAAGCGTGTCGGAATAGAGCTGAATCAACAAGGACAATGCCGCAGAGCTACGTCAGAAGTGGGGACTGTTTTGACTTCTCATCTGCTTAGGCGTGTAGAGAATCCAAAAGTTGAGTGTTGTGATCGTGTATCAATTCATCCTCGTGGACAG ACACTGTCTCAAGTTGTGTTTCATCGTCTAGATGGTGAGTTTCATATGTTTGAGAGCGCAGACTTCAATTATTACACCGTCTTCAG GTGTTACTTGGAAGCAGAACGGCTGAAGAGGTTATTTTTGGGCGGAAGTCCTTCGAAAGCATCAGTCTCTTATCTTGCCGACGCATCTTGGCTTACCCGTAAGATCATTACATT ATGCGATATGGAGAACCCGACGGTCGTGCATGGAGAACCTTCTCCGTGGAGGAAGAAGGTTAAATTTGTTGGCCCCCTACTCGACTTTGAGGGTTCCCTTTatgatgattatgatttgattgAGCCACCATTTAACTTCAAATTAGACAACAATGTTGCAAAAAGGATGGAAGAATTGATGCGTAATATGCATGGAAATACAGTTGCTTTGCTAAAACGCCACAATGTTGCTCTGCTTAGACTGTCAAG GTTCTTCTTAATCAGTAAGAGATTAATGGGGACGAAATCGATTTTATCCTCGATAACTATCCCGCAGAGACACCCCCAAGTCTGGTATTGGAGGAAAGAAATCCAGGGAGCTTTCCGTTCTTTGAAGAGAAGCACATAA
- the LOC142541517 gene encoding calcineurin B-like protein 7 isoform X1: MRSLARCFCSSNGKHPPKFEEHAILASETIFSVNEVEALYILFQQLSSSAMDDDFIHKEDFLLAIFNGSSKQNLLPERLFDLFDAKRKGVIEFGEFVRALHIFHPDAPEAEKISFGFRLYDLRHTGYIEREGLKEMVLATLREHELDLCLSIDAVEAMVDKTLQEADLNGDGKIDEEEWKDLVAKNPSLIKNMSLPCLRDITLAFPHFVVESEVPDSELFR; encoded by the exons ATGCGTTCCCTTGCCAGATGCTTTTGCTCCTCAAATGGTAAACATCCACCAAAATTTGAGGAACATGCCATTCTTGCTTCTGAGACAATAT TTAGTGTGAATGAGGTTGAGGCTCTATACATCCTGTTTCAGCAATTAAGTAGTTCTGCAATGGATGATGATTTCATCCACAAG GAAGACTTCTTGCTTGCAATTTTCAACGGCAGCAGCAAGCAGAATCTCCTTCCAGAAAGG CTATTCGATTTGTTTGATGCAAAGCGAAAGGGGGTCATTGAATTCGGAGAATTCGTTCGGGCATTGCACATCTTCCACCCTGATGCTCCAGAAGCTGAAAAAATATCCT TTGGATTCAGGCTGTATGACCTCAGACACACTGGTTACATTGAAAGGGAAGGG TTGAAAGAAATGGTTCTGGCTACTCTGAGGGAGCACGAGCTAGACCTGTGTCTTTCGATTGATGCTGTGGAAGCAATGGTGGACAAG ACTCTGCAGGAGGCAGATTTGAATGGTGATGGGAAGATAGATGAAGAAGAATGGAAGGATTTGGTTGCTAAAAATCCCTCTCTTATAAAGAACATGAGTCTTCCATGCCTAAG GGATATCACACTGGCATTTCCACACTTTGTTGTGGAAAGTGAAGTTCCTGATTCAGAACTCTTCCGCTGA
- the LOC142542925 gene encoding putative inactive ATP-dependent zinc metalloprotease FTSHI 1, chloroplastic isoform X6, whose amino-acid sequence MKIFRSTVRVIRIMRLGVNQVKDLFETYKGPHNEIERRQGIFRESKDQLYNAATQARGTTLKQLLIELDGFDTCKVVIFLGATNRMDLLDPALLRPGRFDSKIRIRPPNSKGRLEILQVHARKVKFSDTVDLSTYANNLPGAKLAQLLQEAALVAVRKGRAAILQSDMDNAVDRLTVGPKRVGIELNQQGQCRRATSEVGTVLTSHLLRRVENPKVECCDRVSIHPRGQTLSQVVFHRLDGEFHMFESADFNYYTVFRCYLEAERLKRLFLGGSPSKASVSYLADASWLTRKIITLCDMENPTVVHGEPSPWRKKTTMLQKGWKN is encoded by the exons ATGAAGATTTTCAGAAGTACAGTCAGGGTGATAAG GATTATGAGACTTGGCGTGAACCAAGTGAAAGATCTTTTTGAGACATACAAGGGACCTCACAATGAAATAGAGAG GCGGCAAGGGATATTTCGTGAATCAAAAGACCAGCTATATAATGCTGCAACTCAAGCAAGAGGGACGACTCTGAAGCAGCTCTTGATAGAATTAGATGGGTTTGATACATGTAAAGTTGTTATATTTTTGGGTGCCACTAATCGAATGGATTTACTGGATCCTGCCCTTCTCCGTCCTGGTCGATTTGATAGTAAG ATCAGAATTCGCCCACCAAATTCAAAAGGTAGATTGGAAATTTTACAAGTCCATGCTCGTAAGGTGAAGTTTTCAGACACTGTTGATTTGTCTACTTATGCGAACAACTTGCCAG GTGCAAAGCTAGCTCAACTTCTCCAAGAAGCTGCTCTTGTAGCAGTGCGGAAAGGTCGTGCTGCAATTCTTCAGTCAGATATGGATAATGCTGTTGATCGTCTTACAGTGGGACCCAAGCGTGTCGGAATAGAGCTGAATCAACAAGGACAATGCCGCAGAGCTACGTCAGAAGTGGGGACTGTTTTGACTTCTCATCTGCTTAGGCGTGTAGAGAATCCAAAAGTTGAGTGTTGTGATCGTGTATCAATTCATCCTCGTGGACAG ACACTGTCTCAAGTTGTGTTTCATCGTCTAGATGGTGAGTTTCATATGTTTGAGAGCGCAGACTTCAATTATTACACCGTCTTCAG GTGTTACTTGGAAGCAGAACGGCTGAAGAGGTTATTTTTGGGCGGAAGTCCTTCGAAAGCATCAGTCTCTTATCTTGCCGACGCATCTTGGCTTACCCGTAAGATCATTACATT ATGCGATATGGAGAACCCGACGGTCGTGCATGGAGAACCTTCTCCGTGGAGGAAGAAG ACAACAATGTTGCAAAAAGGATGGAAGAATTGA
- the LOC142542925 gene encoding putative inactive ATP-dependent zinc metalloprotease FTSHI 1, chloroplastic isoform X7 gives MKIFRSTVRVIRIMRLGVNQVKDLFETYKGPHNEIERRQGIFRESKDQLYNAATQARGTTLKQLLIELDGFDTCKVVIFLGATNRMDLLDPALLRPGRFDSKIRIRPPNSKGRLEILQVHARKVKFSDTVDLSTYANNLPGAKLAQLLQEAALVAVRKGRAAILQSDMDNAVDRLTVGPKRVGIELNQQGQCRRATSEVGTVLTSHLLRRVENPKVECCDRVSIHPRGQTLSQVVFHRLDGEFHMFESADFNYYTVFRCYLEAERLKRLFLGGSPSKASVSYLADASWLTHAIWRTRRSCMENLLRGGRRQQCCKKDGRIDA, from the exons ATGAAGATTTTCAGAAGTACAGTCAGGGTGATAAG GATTATGAGACTTGGCGTGAACCAAGTGAAAGATCTTTTTGAGACATACAAGGGACCTCACAATGAAATAGAGAG GCGGCAAGGGATATTTCGTGAATCAAAAGACCAGCTATATAATGCTGCAACTCAAGCAAGAGGGACGACTCTGAAGCAGCTCTTGATAGAATTAGATGGGTTTGATACATGTAAAGTTGTTATATTTTTGGGTGCCACTAATCGAATGGATTTACTGGATCCTGCCCTTCTCCGTCCTGGTCGATTTGATAGTAAG ATCAGAATTCGCCCACCAAATTCAAAAGGTAGATTGGAAATTTTACAAGTCCATGCTCGTAAGGTGAAGTTTTCAGACACTGTTGATTTGTCTACTTATGCGAACAACTTGCCAG GTGCAAAGCTAGCTCAACTTCTCCAAGAAGCTGCTCTTGTAGCAGTGCGGAAAGGTCGTGCTGCAATTCTTCAGTCAGATATGGATAATGCTGTTGATCGTCTTACAGTGGGACCCAAGCGTGTCGGAATAGAGCTGAATCAACAAGGACAATGCCGCAGAGCTACGTCAGAAGTGGGGACTGTTTTGACTTCTCATCTGCTTAGGCGTGTAGAGAATCCAAAAGTTGAGTGTTGTGATCGTGTATCAATTCATCCTCGTGGACAG ACACTGTCTCAAGTTGTGTTTCATCGTCTAGATGGTGAGTTTCATATGTTTGAGAGCGCAGACTTCAATTATTACACCGTCTTCAG GTGTTACTTGGAAGCAGAACGGCTGAAGAGGTTATTTTTGGGCGGAAGTCCTTCGAAAGCATCAGTCTCTTATCTTGCCGACGCATCTTGGCTTACCC ATGCGATATGGAGAACCCGACGGTCGTGCATGGAGAACCTTCTCCGTGGAGGAAGAAG ACAACAATGTTGCAAAAAGGATGGAAGAATTGATGCGTAA
- the LOC142542925 gene encoding putative inactive ATP-dependent zinc metalloprotease FTSHI 1, chloroplastic isoform X3 — protein MKIFRSTVRVIRIMRLGVNQVKDLFETYKGPHNEIERRQGIFRESKDQLYNAATQARGTTLKQLLIELDGFDTCKVVIFLGATNRMDLLDPALLRPGRFDSKIRIRPPNSKGRLEILQVHARKVKFSDTVDLSTYANNLPGAKLAQLLQEAALVAVRKGRAAILQSDMDNAVDRLTVGPKRVGIELNQQGQCRRATSEVGTVLTSHLLRRVENPKVECCDRVSIHPRGQVLLGSRTAEEVIFGRKSFESISLLSCRRILAYPCDMENPTVVHGEPSPWRKKVKFVGPLLDFEGSLYDDYDLIEPPFNFKLDNNVAKRMEELMRNMHGNTVALLKRHNVALLRLSRFFLISKRLMGTKSILSSITIPQRHPQVWYWRKEIQGAFRSLKRST, from the exons ATGAAGATTTTCAGAAGTACAGTCAGGGTGATAAG GATTATGAGACTTGGCGTGAACCAAGTGAAAGATCTTTTTGAGACATACAAGGGACCTCACAATGAAATAGAGAG GCGGCAAGGGATATTTCGTGAATCAAAAGACCAGCTATATAATGCTGCAACTCAAGCAAGAGGGACGACTCTGAAGCAGCTCTTGATAGAATTAGATGGGTTTGATACATGTAAAGTTGTTATATTTTTGGGTGCCACTAATCGAATGGATTTACTGGATCCTGCCCTTCTCCGTCCTGGTCGATTTGATAGTAAG ATCAGAATTCGCCCACCAAATTCAAAAGGTAGATTGGAAATTTTACAAGTCCATGCTCGTAAGGTGAAGTTTTCAGACACTGTTGATTTGTCTACTTATGCGAACAACTTGCCAG GTGCAAAGCTAGCTCAACTTCTCCAAGAAGCTGCTCTTGTAGCAGTGCGGAAAGGTCGTGCTGCAATTCTTCAGTCAGATATGGATAATGCTGTTGATCGTCTTACAGTGGGACCCAAGCGTGTCGGAATAGAGCTGAATCAACAAGGACAATGCCGCAGAGCTACGTCAGAAGTGGGGACTGTTTTGACTTCTCATCTGCTTAGGCGTGTAGAGAATCCAAAAGTTGAGTGTTGTGATCGTGTATCAATTCATCCTCGTGGACAG GTGTTACTTGGAAGCAGAACGGCTGAAGAGGTTATTTTTGGGCGGAAGTCCTTCGAAAGCATCAGTCTCTTATCTTGCCGACGCATCTTGGCTTACCC ATGCGATATGGAGAACCCGACGGTCGTGCATGGAGAACCTTCTCCGTGGAGGAAGAAGGTTAAATTTGTTGGCCCCCTACTCGACTTTGAGGGTTCCCTTTatgatgattatgatttgattgAGCCACCATTTAACTTCAAATTAGACAACAATGTTGCAAAAAGGATGGAAGAATTGATGCGTAATATGCATGGAAATACAGTTGCTTTGCTAAAACGCCACAATGTTGCTCTGCTTAGACTGTCAAG GTTCTTCTTAATCAGTAAGAGATTAATGGGGACGAAATCGATTTTATCCTCGATAACTATCCCGCAGAGACACCCCCAAGTCTGGTATTGGAGGAAAGAAATCCAGGGAGCTTTCCGTTCTTTGAAGAGAAGCACATAA
- the LOC142541517 gene encoding calcineurin B-like protein 7 isoform X2: MRSLARCFCSSNGKHPPKFEEHAILASETIFSVNEVEALYILFQQLSSSAMDDDFIHKEDFLLAIFNGSSKQNLLPERLFDLFDAKRKGVIEFGEFVRALHIFHPDAPEAEKISFGFRLYDLRHTGYIEREGLKEMVLATLREHELDLCLSIDAVEAMVDKEADLNGDGKIDEEEWKDLVAKNPSLIKNMSLPCLRDITLAFPHFVVESEVPDSELFR; encoded by the exons ATGCGTTCCCTTGCCAGATGCTTTTGCTCCTCAAATGGTAAACATCCACCAAAATTTGAGGAACATGCCATTCTTGCTTCTGAGACAATAT TTAGTGTGAATGAGGTTGAGGCTCTATACATCCTGTTTCAGCAATTAAGTAGTTCTGCAATGGATGATGATTTCATCCACAAG GAAGACTTCTTGCTTGCAATTTTCAACGGCAGCAGCAAGCAGAATCTCCTTCCAGAAAGG CTATTCGATTTGTTTGATGCAAAGCGAAAGGGGGTCATTGAATTCGGAGAATTCGTTCGGGCATTGCACATCTTCCACCCTGATGCTCCAGAAGCTGAAAAAATATCCT TTGGATTCAGGCTGTATGACCTCAGACACACTGGTTACATTGAAAGGGAAGGG TTGAAAGAAATGGTTCTGGCTACTCTGAGGGAGCACGAGCTAGACCTGTGTCTTTCGATTGATGCTGTGGAAGCAATGGTGGACAAG GAGGCAGATTTGAATGGTGATGGGAAGATAGATGAAGAAGAATGGAAGGATTTGGTTGCTAAAAATCCCTCTCTTATAAAGAACATGAGTCTTCCATGCCTAAG GGATATCACACTGGCATTTCCACACTTTGTTGTGGAAAGTGAAGTTCCTGATTCAGAACTCTTCCGCTGA